A window from Micromonospora profundi encodes these proteins:
- a CDS encoding OmpL47-type beta-barrel domain-containing protein: MPRRLTAALAALLLTVTPWAATPASAAPRAADQVLTWTADDDITRYKSAPTQAVAGATTIIWENSAATGNTTGMPHTLTFDTSTEGYNHDVTLNILANPFDVNNGRHEATVTLTPGRYRYFCTIPGHSQMVGELVVTDGGGGDDTTPPTVTGAVSGDRDQDGNYVAAATVTVTATDAGSGVDTVEYQVDDTSFQPYTQPVRVTAIGDHSVQFRATDQAGNTSAVGSVSFRIVEPTQEDTTPPVVTAALTGDRDGDGNYVGTATATLTATDEGSGVATIEYSLDGGAFTAYANPVVVNTVGMHMLHYRATDVAGNTSAEQMAHFTVVAPPAEDITPPTVSATVAGDRNDDGAYVGGATVTVTATDDESGVAKVEYALDTGAWTTYSGPVTVRAVGAHTVRYRATDTAGNTSTEQSTTFTVVADGTDACPESDTRPTVIIDGDDTGVANVDTGDGCTINDLIDEHADHPGHAEFVRHVEAVTTALVTAGTLDRRQQGAIVRAAARSDVGA, translated from the coding sequence ATGCCCCGACGACTGACGGCAGCGCTGGCGGCGCTCCTGCTCACGGTGACCCCGTGGGCAGCGACGCCCGCCTCCGCCGCCCCACGCGCCGCGGACCAGGTGCTGACCTGGACCGCCGACGACGACATCACCCGCTACAAGTCCGCTCCCACCCAGGCGGTGGCCGGTGCGACAACGATCATCTGGGAGAACAGCGCGGCCACCGGAAACACCACAGGGATGCCGCACACACTGACCTTCGACACCAGCACCGAGGGCTACAACCACGACGTCACGCTGAACATCCTTGCCAACCCGTTCGACGTCAACAACGGGCGCCACGAGGCGACAGTGACGCTGACCCCGGGCCGCTACCGCTACTTCTGCACCATCCCCGGCCACAGCCAGATGGTCGGCGAACTGGTGGTCACCGACGGCGGTGGCGGCGACGACACCACACCGCCGACGGTGACCGGCGCCGTGTCGGGTGACCGCGACCAGGACGGCAACTACGTCGCCGCCGCAACGGTGACAGTGACGGCCACCGACGCGGGCTCCGGCGTGGACACCGTCGAATACCAGGTCGACGACACGAGCTTCCAGCCGTACACGCAGCCGGTGCGCGTCACGGCGATCGGCGACCACTCGGTGCAGTTCCGCGCCACCGACCAGGCCGGCAACACCAGCGCTGTCGGCTCGGTGTCGTTCCGGATCGTCGAACCGACCCAGGAGGACACCACCCCGCCGGTGGTGACGGCCGCGCTGACCGGCGACCGCGACGGCGACGGCAACTACGTCGGTACGGCCACCGCCACGCTCACCGCCACCGACGAGGGGTCCGGTGTCGCCACCATCGAGTACTCCCTCGACGGGGGCGCCTTCACCGCGTACGCGAATCCGGTCGTCGTGAACACGGTGGGGATGCACATGCTGCACTACCGGGCGACGGACGTCGCCGGAAACACGTCGGCCGAGCAGATGGCGCACTTCACAGTCGTCGCACCGCCGGCCGAGGACATCACCCCACCCACGGTCTCCGCCACGGTGGCCGGTGACCGCAACGACGACGGCGCGTACGTCGGAGGTGCGACGGTCACAGTCACCGCCACCGACGACGAATCGGGCGTGGCGAAGGTCGAGTACGCGCTCGACACCGGAGCCTGGACCACGTACTCCGGGCCGGTCACCGTCCGTGCCGTCGGCGCGCACACAGTGCGGTACCGGGCGACCGACACCGCCGGAAACACCTCCACGGAGCAGTCGACGACGTTCACGGTGGTGGCCGACGGCACCGACGCCTGCCCCGAGTCCGACACCCGGCCCACGGTGATCATCGACGGCGACGACACAGGTGTGGCAAACGTCGACACCGGCGACGGCTGCACCATCAACGATCTGATCGACGAACACGCCGACCACCCCGGCCACGCCGAGTTCGTCAGGCACGTCGAGGCGGTCACCACCGCGCTCGTGACCGCCGGCACGCTCGACCGGCGGCAGCAGGGCGCCATCGTCCGGGCCGCGGCCCGATCGGACGTCGGCGCATGA
- a CDS encoding cyclase family protein — translation MPTYDELSSADPPHSSWDVFGRDDELGTINLLTPERVAAAARLVRSGRRFNLDYPVNAFDPYPTGTRPATAHHVFANNEFHRDDWLDSFYLQSTSQLDALRHIGHPRHGFYNGLAASDNTSDSMRLGIHNWAESGIAGRGVLLDVARFFATHGREYDCETTVVLDAPTLDAIAADQGVQWRGGDILLLRTGWAENYVSKSRPERIEFNTRNRSPGLAQREQTLRWLWDHEIALVASDTPAVEADPVIDSDFRVTGERAPERGVNHSGMLHRPLIALLGMAMGELWRLDQLAASCAQDGRYDFFLTCKPLNIPGGVGSPPNALAIK, via the coding sequence ATGCCGACCTATGACGAACTCTCCTCCGCGGACCCGCCCCACTCGAGCTGGGACGTCTTCGGCCGCGACGACGAACTGGGCACCATCAACCTCCTGACGCCCGAGCGGGTGGCGGCGGCCGCGCGACTCGTCCGCAGCGGCCGCAGGTTCAACCTCGACTACCCCGTCAACGCCTTCGACCCGTACCCGACCGGCACCCGCCCGGCCACGGCGCACCACGTGTTCGCCAACAACGAGTTCCACCGCGACGACTGGCTCGACTCGTTCTATCTCCAGTCCACGTCGCAGCTGGACGCGCTGCGCCACATCGGCCATCCGCGACACGGTTTCTACAACGGGCTCGCGGCCTCCGACAACACGAGCGACTCGATGCGGTTGGGCATCCACAACTGGGCCGAGTCGGGCATCGCGGGCCGGGGCGTGCTGCTGGACGTAGCTCGCTTCTTCGCGACGCACGGCCGCGAGTACGACTGCGAGACGACAGTGGTCCTCGACGCGCCGACGCTTGACGCCATAGCCGCCGACCAGGGCGTCCAGTGGCGGGGCGGCGACATCCTGCTGCTGCGCACCGGCTGGGCCGAGAACTACGTGTCGAAGTCACGCCCGGAGCGCATCGAGTTCAACACCCGCAACCGGTCCCCCGGGCTGGCCCAACGCGAGCAGACACTGCGGTGGCTGTGGGACCACGAGATCGCGCTCGTCGCCAGTGACACACCCGCCGTCGAGGCCGACCCCGTCATCGACTCGGACTTCCGGGTGACAGGCGAACGCGCGCCCGAGCGCGGCGTGAACCACAGCGGCATGCTGCACCGACCGCTGATCGCCCTGCTCGGCATGGCAATGGGCGAGCTGTGGAGGCTCGACCAGCTCGCCGCGAGCTGCGCGCAGGACGGCCGCTACGACTTCTTCCTGACCTGCAAACCACTGAACATCCCGGGTGGGGTCGGCTCCCCGCCCAACGCGCTCGCCATCAAGTGA
- a CDS encoding IclR family transcriptional regulator — translation MANFDPTEASSSDIRAVARVGQILALFGPRVLELTAADVAERTGLNRTTAYRYCASMVAAGILERGTRRGTFALGGLMLELGIQALGRQRIVEIAGPHLRKLRTAVRMTAVLSIRGATEPVVALVEEDTSRMVVVTVHAGSKLDMTAAQTHLFLAYADPSALDAATEGMSAVDKARLESEIYSARRQGFSIARHSGGLFAMAAPVFDEQGMCATVAILGAGELDLATALDQLLATATALSDELKAPGEGPHADL, via the coding sequence ATGGCGAACTTTGACCCGACCGAGGCTTCGAGCTCCGACATCCGGGCCGTTGCGCGCGTCGGCCAGATCCTAGCGCTGTTCGGCCCTCGGGTCCTCGAGCTCACAGCGGCGGACGTTGCCGAACGCACCGGCCTGAACCGCACAACGGCCTACCGGTACTGCGCATCGATGGTGGCCGCAGGCATCCTCGAACGAGGCACCCGTCGGGGAACGTTCGCGCTCGGCGGACTGATGCTGGAGCTGGGCATCCAGGCCCTGGGACGCCAACGCATCGTCGAGATCGCCGGCCCCCACCTGCGGAAGCTGCGCACCGCCGTCCGCATGACGGCGGTGCTCAGCATCCGCGGCGCCACGGAGCCGGTGGTCGCCCTCGTCGAGGAGGACACGAGTCGAATGGTCGTAGTGACCGTGCACGCCGGCTCGAAGCTCGACATGACCGCGGCCCAGACCCACTTGTTCCTCGCGTACGCCGATCCGTCAGCGCTTGACGCCGCCACGGAGGGAATGTCGGCGGTTGACAAGGCCCGGCTGGAGTCCGAGATCTACTCCGCCCGCCGGCAGGGGTTCAGCATCGCCCGGCACAGCGGCGGCCTGTTCGCCATGGCGGCGCCGGTCTTCGACGAGCAGGGAATGTGCGCCACCGTGGCGATCCTCGGCGCCGGGGAACTCGACCTTGCCACCGCACTCGACCAACTCCTGGCAACCGCCACCGCGCTCAGCGACGAACTGAAGGCTCCAGGTGAAGGGCCACATGCCGACCTATGA
- a CDS encoding extracellular solute-binding protein, translating into MVTRTSRGLATISAITAVALLAACGGETASATDPDGPVKLTFVAYGGVGQEAMIQHYQKPYTAANPNVTFVNSSPPDVAQVKAQVQSNSVLWDVVAVAPAAATQNCGTLFEKLDFSAVDKKDLVEGTIGECYIGNFINASPFAYRTEAFPDASKAPKTIADFFDIQKFPGRRGILTNIQNGILEYPLLADGVAPKDLYPLDVDRSLKKLDSIRDVTTFAPNVGALQQAVGSKQVDMFLLADSRLVPLMDEGTDVTVVWDVTVASINAFAVPKGSANVQAAQRFLPTVVSPEAVAGISEALGTAPVNLAAKSNLSQNAKKVEVYGPANTGETVLQDVGWYATNFNEVTTKLTNWLAG; encoded by the coding sequence ATGGTGACCAGAACTAGTCGCGGTCTCGCGACCATCAGCGCGATCACCGCCGTGGCCCTGCTGGCCGCCTGTGGCGGCGAGACGGCCTCTGCGACAGACCCGGACGGCCCGGTCAAACTGACGTTCGTCGCGTACGGCGGGGTCGGCCAGGAGGCGATGATCCAGCACTACCAGAAGCCCTACACGGCCGCGAACCCCAACGTCACATTCGTCAATTCCTCACCGCCGGACGTCGCCCAGGTGAAGGCCCAGGTGCAGAGCAACTCCGTGCTGTGGGACGTGGTGGCGGTCGCCCCGGCGGCCGCCACCCAGAACTGCGGGACCCTCTTCGAGAAGCTCGACTTCTCCGCTGTCGACAAGAAGGACCTCGTCGAGGGCACCATCGGCGAGTGCTACATCGGCAACTTCATCAACGCGTCACCGTTCGCCTATCGCACCGAGGCGTTCCCGGACGCCAGCAAGGCGCCGAAGACGATCGCTGACTTCTTCGACATCCAGAAGTTCCCCGGCCGGCGCGGCATCCTCACCAACATCCAGAACGGCATCCTTGAATATCCGCTGCTGGCCGACGGCGTGGCCCCGAAGGACCTCTACCCGCTAGACGTCGACCGCTCGCTCAAGAAGCTCGACAGCATCCGCGACGTCACGACGTTCGCCCCGAACGTCGGCGCGCTGCAACAGGCGGTCGGATCGAAGCAGGTCGACATGTTTCTCCTTGCGGACTCGCGACTCGTACCGCTGATGGACGAGGGCACCGACGTCACGGTCGTCTGGGACGTGACGGTCGCCTCCATCAACGCCTTCGCGGTCCCGAAGGGCTCGGCGAACGTCCAGGCCGCACAACGGTTCCTGCCGACGGTGGTGAGCCCCGAAGCCGTCGCCGGCATCTCCGAGGCCCTCGGCACCGCGCCGGTGAACCTCGCCGCCAAGTCGAACCTCTCGCAGAACGCCAAGAAGGTAGAGGTCTACGGCCCCGCCAATACCGGCGAAACGGTCCTTCAGGACGTCGGCTGGTACGCCACCAACTTCAACGAGGTGACGACGAAGCTCACCAATTGGTTGGCCGGATGA
- a CDS encoding ABC transporter ATP-binding protein: MPATPSPTVAPAPESVAPRAGTQIRLNGVTKDYGLAVPAVADVSLTIEPGEFMTLLGPSGSGKTTTLNLIAGFETLTAGTISFNGADVSALPPHKRNLGMLFQNYALFPHMTVAQNVAYPLRERRVSRAETARKVAEVLELVQLTGRDDNYPAQLSGGQQQRVALARAIVFGPTALLLDEPLGALDRNLRSSLQLEIQRIHREVGSTFVFVTHDQEEAMNLSDRIALFNEGRIEQVGTPESLYEAPETLFTARFLGDSNVFQLSGSADDTVVWEDNVWALDSRTVSSRASAGGQVALVVRPEDVHIVTDGGAAPAGANSVAATIRDIGYMGSYRTAALSLGRGGTVGRARFDAMQTDLSVGQPIVAWWRIEKQRVVAV, translated from the coding sequence ATGCCTGCAACGCCGTCCCCCACTGTCGCGCCCGCGCCCGAATCCGTTGCGCCGCGGGCCGGTACGCAGATCCGCCTCAACGGTGTGACAAAGGACTACGGCCTGGCGGTTCCCGCCGTCGCGGACGTCTCGCTCACCATCGAACCTGGCGAGTTCATGACGCTGCTCGGGCCCAGTGGCTCCGGCAAGACGACGACGCTCAACCTGATAGCGGGGTTCGAGACGCTCACCGCGGGGACGATCTCGTTCAACGGGGCCGATGTCAGCGCGCTTCCCCCGCACAAGCGCAACCTGGGGATGCTCTTCCAGAACTACGCGCTCTTTCCGCACATGACTGTCGCGCAGAACGTCGCCTATCCGCTGCGCGAACGCCGGGTGTCCAGGGCCGAGACGGCGCGCAAGGTCGCCGAGGTGCTCGAACTGGTCCAGCTGACCGGCCGGGACGACAACTATCCCGCCCAGCTGTCCGGCGGCCAGCAGCAGCGGGTCGCGCTCGCCCGCGCCATCGTCTTCGGCCCGACAGCGCTGCTCCTCGACGAGCCGCTGGGGGCGCTGGATCGCAACCTGCGGTCCTCGTTGCAGCTGGAGATCCAACGGATCCACCGCGAGGTGGGGTCGACGTTCGTGTTCGTCACCCACGACCAGGAGGAGGCGATGAACCTGTCGGACCGCATCGCGCTCTTCAACGAAGGCCGCATCGAGCAGGTGGGCACGCCGGAATCACTCTACGAGGCACCGGAGACCCTCTTCACCGCGCGTTTCCTCGGCGACTCGAACGTCTTCCAACTGTCCGGCAGCGCCGACGACACCGTGGTGTGGGAGGACAACGTCTGGGCTCTCGACTCCCGCACCGTGTCGTCCCGGGCGAGCGCCGGCGGGCAGGTCGCCCTTGTGGTGCGGCCGGAGGACGTCCACATCGTCACCGACGGTGGCGCGGCGCCGGCCGGGGCGAACTCGGTGGCCGCGACCATCCGGGACATCGGCTACATGGGTTCCTACCGCACGGCCGCGCTTTCGCTGGGCCGCGGCGGGACGGTGGGGCGCGCGAGGTTCGACGCCATGCAGACGGACCTGAGCGTCGGCCAGCCGATCGTCGCCTGGTGGCGGATCGAGAAGCAACGTGTCGTAGCCGTCTGA
- a CDS encoding ABC transporter permease, with protein MTRALRDIQTEAGETTAPRPRRTRRRARGVDPIPWWLTAIVILVGLYFILPTLIVIPMSFSSASTFQFPPKGFSLKLYENFFTNPVWLTSLRNSVLVAVLSATLATVVGTAAALGLHNLTGRLARFARTVLMISIVTPAIVIAVAVYISFLKWQLVGTITGYVLAHAAIAVPFVLVSVTSALGGFDPKLLRASASLGAPPHRTLLRVTMPLISRGIITGAIFAFVTSFDEVVIALFLRSPLFQTLPVQMYNSVTVEIDPTIAASSSLVVTAVTIICLVLQFVGSRGKTR; from the coding sequence ATGACCCGCGCGTTGCGTGACATCCAGACGGAGGCGGGCGAGACGACGGCGCCCCGCCCGCGCCGCACCCGCCGACGCGCACGGGGGGTGGACCCGATCCCGTGGTGGCTGACCGCCATCGTGATCCTCGTCGGGCTGTACTTCATCCTCCCCACCCTCATCGTCATCCCGATGAGCTTCAGCTCCGCGTCGACGTTCCAGTTCCCGCCGAAGGGTTTCTCGCTCAAGCTGTACGAGAACTTCTTCACCAACCCGGTGTGGCTGACCTCGCTGCGCAACTCGGTGCTTGTGGCAGTGCTCTCGGCAACGCTCGCGACAGTGGTGGGGACAGCCGCCGCGCTGGGCCTGCACAACCTGACCGGGCGGCTGGCGCGTTTCGCGCGGACCGTACTGATGATCTCGATCGTCACGCCGGCGATCGTCATCGCGGTGGCTGTCTACATCTCCTTCCTGAAGTGGCAGCTCGTCGGGACCATCACCGGCTACGTGCTCGCGCACGCCGCGATAGCCGTGCCGTTCGTGCTGGTGTCGGTCACGAGCGCGCTCGGCGGGTTCGACCCGAAGCTGCTGCGCGCGTCGGCGTCACTTGGCGCCCCACCGCACCGCACCTTACTGCGCGTGACGATGCCGCTGATCAGCAGGGGCATCATCACGGGCGCCATCTTCGCGTTCGTGACGTCGTTCGACGAGGTCGTCATCGCCCTCTTCCTGCGCTCTCCGCTGTTCCAGACGCTGCCCGTGCAGATGTACAACAGCGTCACCGTCGAGATCGACCCGACGATCGCCGCGTCATCCAGCCTCGTGGTCACCGCGGTCACCATCATCTGCCTCGTCCTGCAGTTCGTGGGTAGCCGAGGAAAGACCCGTTAG